The stretch of DNA CGGCACTGAAGCCGGGACGGCGTGGATCGTGGCAGATGGTCCGGGCATCATCCCCGACAGCCTGCTGGTGACCGTGGGGCAACCGCAGCTTCAACTCGTAGGGGCGACCACGGCCGACACCAACGGATTCGGCTTCGCGCTTCGGGCGATCGACCAGGCGGGACTCCTCCGACGCACCGTCGATTCGCTACGGTTCAATCTCCGCAGCACGAACTGGAGCGTGCTGTCGGTGGACTCTGCCTCGCTCGGCTTGCCGGGCATGGCGAGCGCGACCCCCGGGCACGCGACCGTCCATTTCGCCGGCCAGGGCACCGCGGCGGTTCAGATCAAGGATACGCGAACGGTGCCGTACGGCTACCAGCCCGCGGCCACGCGGCTCATCACGGTGGACGCGTCGCACCATCCGCTCACGGAGCTATTGCTCGACTCGCTCCCGCCGGTGAAACCCGGCGGGAGGTGACGGGACCTTCTGGGCGAGCACGCACGCGCGGCATTCGCGGCGTCTTACCGCTTACCGCCTTCTTTGAGGCACCGCCGGCATCTCGCCCTTCGAGAACCTCGGCAACATCTCATCCCGATTCGCCAACCCAAGCACCACGGCCGCGGTGAGGACTGCATTGTGCATGACGTCCTCCGGCACGATCCGCTCGTAGGTATCAAGGTCCGTATGCCACGTCGTGCTGTTGTACTCGATGCCGTCCTGCTGCGTGCCGATGCCGGGCAGGCCCGCCACCGCGAACGCACCGTCGTCGCTGCCACCCTCCACAGGCGCCGTCGACGCCGCGGCGCCGAACACGCCCCAGTCCTCGAACGGCTTCAGGTACTGCGCGAGGATCGTCGCTTCCGGCGGTCCGAAAATGCTCGCGCCGCGCACCCTGCCGGTGCCGTCGTCGATGTTCCAGTAGGCGTCGAGCTTGTTGAAATCCCTGGTGGGCTCTTCGGCGCTCCCGAAAGGCTGCTTCACGTAGGCGAACGACCCTAGCAACCCCCCTTCCGCACCGCTCCACAGGGCCACGCGGATGGTGCGCCGCGGCTTGGCGCCTACGGCCTCCAGAATGCGCGCGGCTTCCATCATGATCGCGCACCCGATGGCGTTGTCGGTGGCGCCGGTGGCGCTGGTCCACGAATCCAGGTGCCCGCCGAGCATCACGACCTCGTCGGCCTTGTCGGTGCCCGGGATCTCGGCCACGGTCACGTAGCTCGTCTTGCCGTCGGGGAAATACTGGTTCGAGACGTTGAACTCCACGCTCACCGGCGTGCCGTCCGCCATCAGCCGGTAGATGCGCCCGGCGTCGTCGTTGCGCAGAATCACGGCCGGGGGCTGCGGCGTGGTGTCGTCGTAGATCTGCCCGGGCCCGTTCTGGGCCACGATCACCCCGGGAATGCGCCCGCCCCCTGCGAGTTGAGCCGCGGCGCGGGCATATGCGTCTTCAGAAACTCGTTCACGCGCATGGTCACGTCGCGCGCCGAGAGATGGCCCTCCGGCGGAGGAGCACCACGGCCGCGCCCGAAGCCGCGCCCACCGCGCGCCGGCGCGTTCGGGTCCCGCGGCGCGTGGCGCTCGCGCACCTGATCGTCGGGCGTGCGCAGCGACCGCGGGTTGAAGTTCACCGGCACCTCGGCCGGACGGCCCACCATCACGATGCCACCGGTCACCTTGCTCGCCATCGACGCGAGATAGCTGTCCAGCTCCGTCGGCGTGGGCGTCTCCGGTGGGTCGAGGAGCACCACGTTGCCGCGCACGGTCCCCTTGGTGGAGGGCGACCAGCGCACCGCCTCGAACTTGAGGTTCGCCGTGACGGGTGACGTGATGTAGCCGCTCGCCTTGCCGGGCATCCACCCCACGCCGCGCCAGATGAACGGTTCCAGGAGGGATAGGAATTTGAATCCCCGTATGACCTGACGGGCGAGCGGCGCGGGCCAGCCGTCAGGTGCGGTCCGGCGGTGTCGCGGCTGGTCCCGCGTATGGCGAGGGCTGTTGCGACGGCCGGCCTGGGGCAGCCGGGCCTCGTGAAGCGGCCGCCGCGGGCGTCGCGCCCGCCGACGGGCATCGCACAAGCCCCTGGCCCGCCGGCGGGTACGCGATCAGGACGAGCCGCGGGAAGC from Gemmatimonadaceae bacterium encodes:
- a CDS encoding M28 family peptidase; the encoded protein is MIVAQNGPGQIYDDTTPQPPAVILRNDDAGRIYRLMADGTPVSVEFNVSNQYFPDGKTSYVTVAEIPGTDKADEVVMLGGHLDSWTSATGATDNAIGCAIMMEAARILEAVGAKPRRTIRVALWSGAEGGLLGSFAYVKQPFGSAEEPTRDFNKLDAYWNIDDGTGRVRGASIFGPPEATILAQYLKPFEDWGVFGAAASTAPVEGGSDDGAFAVAGLPGIGTQQDGIEYNSTTWHTDLDTYERIVPEDVMHNAVLTAAVVLGLANRDEMLPRFSKGEMPAVPQRRR